One Chordicoccus furentiruminis DNA window includes the following coding sequences:
- a CDS encoding HlyD family efflux transporter periplasmic adaptor subunit — MNKLAKRILVGTLVGALSCGGVYGGLIVYRNTNAADVSVYSISDILTNSYISNDSENTVYGTVSSDRMQSVFLSQTQKVREVRVATGDHVKKGDVLMTFDTTLSQIQIEKAENDLAQQMLSLKRMSADLARLRTLSPSSGEGSGDGGAGEGGDESEPTESEREESYTPETVTPHLMSGSGTMDDPYVYLWGSNDVLSNHMLLRLMAGAQEVNDAAAASQGVTTLPGNTAENGNVPQDNPENGNAAGSADPNGQTDAAGDGQSILNEGYTDDDTVDAEAADNGEVTDGDANTVSTPQPEAGTADSGTLSSFIIHAQIPRFSEAYPDDDAGTGVVDNGTGETDHNQAGPDEVQTADGGESTAQDPETAGRESTASGTSSTGVSLDTLPAGCYVTLEVHKDDAVEAPLITSYHLHLYRSGADVSAQLYNPEAAASESETAQASEAEAPAEDGGGGYDAGGDAGGGDEGAASPVSPLLTDSGSDSTVQIYQSDIDWTASYTARELQEMIAQKTKDVRDLTITVKKAQISLKEMKSEISDGNVRAKFDGVVKTVRDADEAQQDNTAVIVLSGGGGYYVTVPVSELDLDQMKEGLQVTVQNSDQTAEYGGTVKTVSEYPVSSTDAFSSGNPFVSYYPAKIQLESDAEMQDNDYVMVTMSSSGEALTGIYLDKMFVRSEDGQRYVYLRDSEGRLKKQSVVTGKTVMGTFLQIKSGLSTKDWIAFPYGADVKEGAKTSEAGYADLYSS; from the coding sequence GTGAATAAACTGGCCAAAAGGATTCTGGTGGGGACGCTGGTGGGCGCCCTTTCGTGCGGCGGCGTCTACGGCGGGCTGATCGTCTACCGAAACACGAACGCGGCGGACGTATCCGTCTACAGCATCTCGGATATTCTCACCAATTCCTACATATCAAATGACTCGGAGAACACGGTGTACGGAACGGTTTCCTCGGACAGGATGCAGAGCGTCTTTCTCTCCCAGACCCAGAAGGTCCGGGAGGTCCGGGTGGCGACCGGGGATCATGTCAAAAAGGGCGATGTGCTGATGACCTTCGACACGACGCTGAGCCAGATTCAGATTGAGAAGGCGGAGAACGACCTCGCCCAGCAGATGCTGTCGCTGAAAAGGATGAGCGCCGATCTCGCGCGGCTCAGGACGCTTTCGCCCTCTTCCGGAGAGGGAAGCGGAGACGGTGGAGCCGGAGAGGGCGGAGACGAATCCGAACCGACTGAGTCCGAACGAGAGGAAAGCTACACACCAGAAACGGTTACGCCCCATCTGATGAGCGGATCCGGCACGATGGACGATCCCTACGTCTATCTCTGGGGGTCGAACGACGTGCTCTCAAACCATATGCTGCTCCGTCTGATGGCAGGCGCGCAGGAAGTGAACGACGCGGCCGCTGCCTCGCAGGGCGTGACGACGCTGCCCGGTAATACAGCGGAAAACGGAAACGTGCCGCAGGATAATCCGGAAAACGGAAATGCGGCGGGCAGCGCGGATCCGAACGGTCAGACGGACGCGGCCGGCGACGGTCAGTCGATCCTCAACGAGGGATATACGGATGACGACACAGTGGATGCTGAGGCCGCGGACAACGGAGAGGTCACGGACGGCGATGCCAATACCGTGAGCACGCCTCAGCCGGAAGCGGGTACGGCAGATTCCGGTACGCTTTCCTCCTTCATCATTCATGCCCAGATCCCGCGTTTCTCTGAAGCTTATCCGGATGACGATGCGGGAACAGGCGTTGTGGACAACGGAACCGGTGAGACGGATCACAATCAGGCCGGTCCGGATGAAGTCCAGACGGCAGACGGCGGTGAAAGTACCGCGCAGGACCCCGAGACGGCGGGCCGGGAGAGCACGGCCAGCGGCACATCCTCCACCGGCGTCAGTCTCGATACGCTGCCGGCTGGCTGCTATGTCACGCTGGAGGTTCACAAAGACGATGCGGTCGAGGCTCCGCTCATCACCTCCTACCATCTTCACCTTTACCGGAGCGGCGCCGATGTTTCGGCCCAGCTCTACAACCCGGAAGCGGCTGCGTCCGAATCCGAAACGGCTCAGGCATCGGAGGCGGAGGCCCCGGCTGAGGACGGAGGAGGCGGGTACGACGCCGGCGGGGACGCGGGAGGCGGCGATGAGGGGGCCGCTTCACCGGTTTCGCCGCTGCTCACCGACAGCGGATCGGACAGCACGGTTCAGATCTACCAGTCCGATATCGACTGGACGGCTTCCTATACGGCCAGGGAGCTGCAGGAGATGATCGCCCAGAAGACGAAGGATGTACGGGATCTGACGATCACGGTGAAAAAGGCGCAGATCAGCCTGAAGGAGATGAAGTCCGAGATCAGCGACGGCAATGTCCGGGCGAAATTCGACGGCGTCGTCAAGACGGTCCGGGACGCGGACGAGGCGCAGCAGGACAATACGGCGGTGATCGTCCTCTCCGGCGGCGGAGGCTATTATGTGACAGTCCCGGTCAGTGAGCTGGATCTGGATCAGATGAAGGAAGGACTGCAGGTGACAGTCCAGAACTCGGATCAGACCGCGGAGTACGGCGGAACGGTGAAAACGGTCTCGGAGTACCCGGTCAGTTCAACCGACGCCTTCAGCAGCGGCAACCCGTTCGTCTCGTATTATCCGGCGAAGATTCAGCTGGAATCGGACGCGGAGATGCAGGATAATGACTATGTGATGGTGACGATGAGCAGCAGCGGCGAGGCGCTGACCGGCATCTACCTCGACAAGATGTTTGTGCGGTCTGAGGACGGCCAGCGGTACGTCTATCTGAGGGACAGCGAAGGACGGCTGAAGAAGCAGAGTGTCGTCACGGGCAAAACCGTGATGGGTACCTTCCTTCAGATCAAGAGCGGACTTTCAACGAAGGACTGGATCGCCTTCCCATACGGCGCGGACGTGAAGGAGGGCGCAAAGACCTCCGAGGCGGGCTACGCGGATCTCTACAGCAGCTGA
- a CDS encoding ABC transporter permease produces the protein MGENISQAFQGIWAHKMRSFLTMLGIIIGIASIISIVSTIKGTNDQIKESLIGAGNNVVKVTLKQDSADYEMDYSGLPAGVTAISERTRARLDKLPGVKEVSLYRSRSYSQNVYYQNTAFNGALYGVDSHYFSVNDFEINYGRGFTDFDARTFHKACIVDSDAASTLFNGENPIGKTIEISTDAYVVIGVCSERNQTTPNISSVQDYYNYSSDTSGAIYIPIDDWGIAFRYDEPQNAIVRADSTDLMTKAGKAVADSLTESQISSGSKLKYKAEDLLKKASDMQKLSNTTNRQLIWIAGISLLVGGIGVMNIMLVSVTERTKEIGLKKAIGAKRKRILAQFLTEAAVLTSLGGLIGVAAGIILSQVLANVMGTRSSVSIPACIIAVAFSMGIGIIFGLLPAVKASKLNPIDALRSE, from the coding sequence ATGGGTGAAAATATATCGCAGGCATTTCAGGGAATCTGGGCGCACAAGATGCGTTCCTTCCTGACGATGCTCGGCATCATCATCGGCATCGCCTCCATCATCTCGATTGTCTCCACGATCAAGGGAACCAACGACCAGATCAAGGAGAGTCTGATCGGCGCGGGCAACAACGTGGTGAAGGTGACACTCAAGCAGGACAGCGCGGATTACGAGATGGATTACTCGGGCCTTCCGGCGGGCGTGACGGCGATCTCGGAGCGGACACGCGCGCGTCTCGATAAGCTTCCGGGCGTGAAGGAGGTCTCTCTTTACCGTTCCCGCTCCTACAGCCAGAACGTTTACTACCAGAACACCGCCTTCAACGGCGCGCTGTACGGTGTTGACAGCCACTATTTCTCGGTCAATGACTTCGAGATCAACTACGGACGGGGCTTCACGGATTTCGACGCGAGGACGTTTCACAAGGCCTGCATCGTTGACTCCGACGCGGCCTCCACACTGTTCAACGGAGAAAATCCCATCGGGAAGACGATCGAGATCTCGACGGACGCCTATGTGGTTATCGGCGTCTGCAGCGAACGGAACCAGACGACGCCGAATATCAGCAGCGTGCAGGACTACTACAACTACAGCTCGGACACCAGCGGGGCGATCTACATCCCGATCGACGACTGGGGGATCGCGTTCCGGTACGACGAGCCGCAGAATGCCATCGTCCGGGCGGATTCGACCGACCTGATGACGAAGGCAGGCAAGGCAGTTGCCGATTCGCTGACGGAAAGCCAGATTTCCTCCGGATCAAAACTGAAGTACAAGGCAGAGGATCTTCTGAAGAAGGCATCCGACATGCAGAAGCTCTCGAACACGACCAATCGTCAGCTGATCTGGATCGCGGGCATCTCTCTTTTAGTAGGCGGCATCGGCGTCATGAACATCATGCTGGTGTCTGTCACAGAGCGGACGAAGGAGATCGGACTCAAGAAGGCGATCGGTGCGAAGCGGAAACGGATTCTCGCGCAGTTTCTGACAGAAGCGGCGGTACTGACCTCGCTCGGCGGACTGATCGGCGTCGCAGCAGGGATCATCCTGTCCCAGGTACTGGCGAACGTGATGGGCACCCGATCGTCGGTGAGCATACCGGCGTGCATCATCGCGGTTGCCTTTTCAATGGGGATCGGCATCATTTTCGGACTGCTTCCGGCTGTCAAGGCCTCGAAGCTCAACCCGATCGACGCGCTGCGGAGCGAGTAA
- a CDS encoding ABC transporter ATP-binding protein codes for MKIRLENLTKVYPSGGRRNRSEVTAVSRLSYEIPDGELVGLLGPSGCGKSTTLNLICGLEKPTEGRIFFGEEDVTDLPAEKRGVGMVFQSYALYPHLTVHDNIVFPLENRKGADRLTKEQMEEKALEVARLVQIEDLMDRKPGEMSGGQQQRVAIARALVKRPRVLLLDEPLSNLDARLRLRTREEIRRIQRETGITTVFVTHDQEEAMSICDQILVMNAGVMQQSGRPQDVYDHPRNLFVARFLGNPAINVFEGRLEKGTVLLGKDAIGRMEGVPDQDLWVGIRPEGFVPDPEGPLRCRMKAVEVMGRDTTILASHDAAPGQTIRAIVDSDVRPDGEADGVHFRIKPHKCFLFSKETEEAVGPAEDGRGEKRE; via the coding sequence ATGAAGATTCGATTGGAGAACCTGACAAAAGTATACCCGTCAGGCGGACGGCGGAACCGGTCGGAGGTGACAGCCGTAAGCCGTCTCAGCTATGAGATTCCGGACGGAGAGCTGGTGGGGCTTCTGGGTCCTTCCGGCTGCGGAAAGAGCACGACGCTGAATCTGATCTGCGGGCTGGAGAAGCCGACGGAGGGGAGGATCTTCTTCGGTGAAGAGGACGTGACGGACCTGCCGGCGGAAAAAAGAGGCGTCGGCATGGTATTTCAGAGCTACGCGCTCTATCCCCATCTGACCGTGCATGACAACATTGTCTTTCCGCTTGAGAACCGGAAAGGGGCGGACAGGCTGACGAAGGAGCAGATGGAGGAGAAGGCGCTGGAAGTGGCCCGGCTCGTGCAGATCGAGGATCTGATGGACCGGAAGCCGGGCGAGATGTCCGGGGGTCAGCAGCAGCGGGTCGCGATCGCCCGCGCGCTGGTGAAGCGCCCGCGCGTGCTGCTTCTCGACGAACCGCTGTCGAATCTGGATGCCAGGCTCCGTCTGAGGACAAGGGAGGAGATCCGCCGGATTCAGCGTGAGACCGGCATCACGACGGTCTTCGTCACGCATGATCAGGAGGAGGCGATGAGCATCTGTGACCAGATCCTCGTGATGAACGCCGGCGTCATGCAGCAGTCGGGGAGGCCGCAGGACGTCTACGATCATCCCCGGAACCTCTTCGTCGCCCGGTTTCTCGGAAATCCCGCCATCAATGTCTTTGAGGGCAGACTGGAGAAAGGCACTGTCCTGCTGGGAAAGGATGCCATCGGCCGGATGGAAGGAGTCCCCGATCAGGATCTCTGGGTCGGGATCCGTCCGGAAGGCTTTGTCCCGGATCCGGAGGGTCCGCTTCGCTGCCGGATGAAGGCCGTGGAGGTGATGGGACGCGATACGACGATTCTCGCCTCTCATGATGCTGCGCCGGGCCAGACGATCCGGGCGATCGTGGACTCGGATGTCCGCCCGGACGGGGAAGCGGACGGCGTGCATTTCCGGATCAAGCCGCATAAATGCTTCCTTTTTTCAAAGGAAACAGAGGAAGCTGTCGGACCGGCGGAAGATGGGCGGGGGGAGAAGAGAGAATGA
- a CDS encoding carbohydrate ABC transporter permease, whose translation MKRWKPWLYLLPALLFLAVFLVYPLIDVCVYSLQEGYNSASQQSFGTGLYNFAYVLRDPYFLQALRNTFLLVVITVPLSTMLALLLAMGLRSIRPLRELFQTIFFLPYVTNTLAVGLVFMILFKKTAYTDGLVNLIIRWFGGPSVDFIDGPYAARMFVMCFYTIWVVLPFKVLILTSALASVNPDYYKAARVDGTSAFRTFRKITLPMISPMLFYLVITGFIGAFKAYSDEVAIFGTNLNAAGMNTIVGYVYDMLYGDGGGYPSYASAAALILFAIILTITCINLTVSRKAVYHG comes from the coding sequence ATGAAGAGATGGAAACCCTGGCTGTATCTCCTTCCGGCGCTGCTTTTTCTGGCGGTTTTTCTCGTCTATCCGCTGATCGACGTCTGCGTCTACTCGCTTCAGGAGGGGTACAATTCGGCCTCGCAGCAGTCATTCGGGACGGGGCTGTACAACTTTGCCTATGTGCTCCGGGACCCCTATTTCCTTCAGGCACTGCGCAATACGTTTCTGCTTGTCGTGATCACGGTGCCTCTCTCGACCATGCTTGCGCTGCTTCTGGCGATGGGGCTCCGCTCGATCAGGCCGCTTCGGGAGCTGTTTCAGACGATTTTCTTCCTTCCTTATGTGACGAACACGCTGGCGGTGGGGCTCGTCTTCATGATCCTCTTCAAGAAGACAGCCTACACCGACGGCCTGGTCAATCTGATCATCCGGTGGTTCGGCGGACCGTCCGTTGACTTTATCGATGGGCCTTATGCCGCGCGGATGTTCGTGATGTGCTTCTATACGATCTGGGTCGTGCTTCCGTTCAAGGTTCTGATTCTGACCAGCGCGCTGGCTTCGGTGAATCCGGATTACTACAAGGCAGCGCGTGTGGACGGTACCTCCGCCTTCCGGACATTCCGGAAGATCACGCTCCCGATGATATCGCCGATGCTGTTTTATCTCGTGATAACGGGATTTATCGGCGCTTTCAAGGCATACAGCGACGAGGTGGCGATCTTCGGAACCAATCTGAACGCGGCGGGGATGAATACGATCGTCGGCTATGTGTACGACATGCTCTACGGCGACGGAGGAGGTTATCCTTCCTATGCGTCGGCGGCGGCCCTTATTCTTTTCGCAATCATTCTGACGATCACCTGCATCAATCTGACGGTGAGCAGGAAGGCGGTGTATCATGGCTGA
- a CDS encoding carbohydrate ABC transporter permease, giving the protein MADYGRTGRAGSGAKRAAVYALLSLWALVVLFPFYWMILTSVKSYSSYNSESIPKLYAASPTLKNYADAFSQVPLARYLLNTVLFAGVTTALMMAVSVLAAFAFARLEFRGKNLLFTCFLALMMIPNELVMITNYVTVTDLGLRNSFPGLILPSVTSVFYIYLLKENFEQVPDELYRVSKVDGTSDFRYLTRVLLPICRPTVVTILILKIIECWNSYIWPRLITDDKAYFLVSNGIQEIRENGFGRENIPAMMAAVVVISVPLIVLFLLFHRQIMEGVSRGGTKG; this is encoded by the coding sequence ATGGCTGACTACGGACGGACCGGCCGTGCCGGGTCGGGGGCTAAGCGCGCGGCTGTCTATGCGCTCCTTTCCCTGTGGGCGCTCGTTGTACTTTTTCCGTTCTACTGGATGATTCTCACCTCGGTGAAGAGCTACAGCTCCTATAACTCGGAATCCATACCGAAGCTGTACGCCGCTTCCCCGACGCTTAAGAATTACGCAGACGCCTTCTCACAGGTGCCGCTGGCACGCTATCTTCTGAATACGGTATTGTTCGCCGGCGTCACGACGGCGCTGATGATGGCTGTCAGTGTGCTGGCGGCTTTCGCATTCGCCCGACTCGAATTTCGCGGGAAGAATCTGCTTTTCACCTGCTTTCTTGCGCTGATGATGATTCCGAACGAGCTTGTGATGATCACGAACTATGTGACGGTCACGGATCTGGGTCTTCGCAACTCTTTCCCGGGACTCATTCTTCCGTCGGTCACATCCGTGTTCTATATCTATCTTCTGAAGGAAAATTTTGAGCAGGTGCCGGATGAGCTCTACAGGGTTTCGAAGGTTGACGGCACGTCGGATTTCCGCTATCTGACCCGGGTGCTGCTTCCGATCTGCAGGCCGACGGTCGTCACGATCCTGATCCTCAAGATCATCGAGTGCTGGAATTCCTATATCTGGCCCAGGCTGATCACCGACGACAAGGCGTATTTCCTTGTATCCAACGGAATTCAGGAGATCCGGGAGAACGGTTTCGGAAGAGAGAACATTCCGGCCATGATGGCGGCGGTCGTCGTCATCTCCGTGCCTCTGATTGTGTTGTTTCTGCTTTTCCACAGGCAGATCATGGAAGGCGTCTCGAGAGGAGGCACGAAGGGATGA
- a CDS encoding ABC transporter substrate-binding protein, with the protein MRHGRRMTAAFIAAALAAGTLSLTGCHGAKITGKFEVPAELDTKRERTVTFWAKNDTNKAQTDVYNQAIRDFEALYPSIHVRMKLYTDYGRIYNDVITNIPTGTTPDVCITYPDHIATYLTGTNVVVPLDELMEDPSYGLGGSDLLFDGAKKDEIIRAFLNECRLDGACYALPFMRSTEACYVNQTYVEKLGFTLPETLTWDFIWKVSEAAMEKNRDGTYKVNGQKVMIPFIYKSTDNMMIQMLRQKEAGYSTDEGKVELFNGTTEDLLMRIGKYVKSGVFSTFKVSGYPANFLNAGQCIFAVDSTAGSTWMGSGAPLMDIASDKVVRFQTAVRSVPQYDPDKPQMISQGPSICLFNHSDPQDVLAGWLFAQFLLTDKVQIAYAKTEGYVPVTEGARASRAYQTYLKEAGQDGKEHYAVKMEATKLLLEHTDDTFTTPVFNGSASLRDAAGQTIEEVTKAARRRTKISRSFVKSVFGKVKKLDHLDQIRETDEREEKQDLGPMPAASKALLCTLAAVWMLLIGFWIAERHRTRRVGK; encoded by the coding sequence ATGAGACACGGAAGGCGGATGACGGCGGCTTTTATCGCCGCAGCGCTTGCGGCAGGCACGCTGTCGCTGACCGGCTGTCACGGCGCAAAAATCACGGGGAAATTTGAAGTGCCTGCGGAGCTTGACACGAAGAGGGAGAGAACGGTTACCTTCTGGGCGAAGAACGACACCAACAAAGCGCAGACCGATGTCTACAATCAGGCGATCCGGGATTTTGAAGCCCTTTATCCGTCGATTCATGTGCGGATGAAGCTGTATACCGATTACGGCAGGATCTACAATGACGTCATCACCAATATCCCGACCGGAACCACGCCGGATGTCTGCATCACCTATCCGGACCATATCGCGACCTATCTGACCGGAACGAATGTGGTGGTGCCGCTTGATGAACTGATGGAGGATCCGTCCTACGGGCTCGGCGGATCGGACCTTCTCTTTGACGGGGCGAAAAAGGATGAGATCATCCGCGCCTTTCTCAATGAGTGCCGTCTCGACGGGGCCTGCTATGCGCTGCCGTTCATGCGTTCCACCGAAGCCTGCTATGTGAATCAGACGTATGTGGAAAAGCTGGGATTCACGCTTCCGGAGACACTGACCTGGGATTTTATCTGGAAGGTTTCCGAGGCCGCGATGGAGAAGAACCGGGACGGAACATACAAGGTCAACGGTCAGAAGGTGATGATCCCGTTCATCTACAAGTCGACCGACAACATGATGATCCAGATGCTCCGGCAGAAGGAAGCCGGCTATTCAACGGACGAAGGAAAGGTTGAGCTCTTCAACGGCACGACGGAGGATCTTCTGATGCGGATCGGAAAGTACGTAAAGTCCGGCGTCTTTTCGACATTCAAAGTCTCCGGCTATCCGGCCAATTTTCTGAATGCGGGGCAGTGCATTTTCGCCGTGGATTCCACGGCCGGTTCGACCTGGATGGGTAGCGGCGCGCCGCTGATGGATATCGCATCAGACAAGGTTGTCCGGTTTCAGACGGCAGTCCGGTCTGTGCCGCAGTACGATCCGGATAAGCCGCAGATGATTTCCCAGGGACCGTCGATCTGTCTGTTCAATCACAGCGATCCGCAGGATGTGCTGGCCGGCTGGCTGTTCGCCCAGTTTCTTCTGACGGATAAGGTTCAGATCGCCTACGCCAAAACGGAAGGCTACGTGCCCGTCACCGAGGGCGCCAGAGCGAGCCGTGCGTATCAGACCTATCTGAAAGAGGCCGGGCAGGACGGAAAAGAGCACTACGCGGTCAAGATGGAAGCGACGAAGCTTTTGCTTGAACACACGGATGACACGTTCACGACGCCGGTCTTCAACGGCTCCGCCTCCCTCCGCGACGCGGCCGGCCAGACAATCGAGGAAGTGACCAAGGCGGCGAGGAGGAGGACGAAGATCAGCCGGTCTTTCGTGAAGAGCGTGTTCGGGAAGGTGAAGAAGCTGGACCATCTGGATCAGATCCGCGAAACGGACGAGCGGGAGGAAAAGCAGGATCTCGGACCGATGCCGGCCGCTTCGAAGGCACTGCTGTGTACGCTGGCGGCTGTCTGGATGCTTCTGATCGGATTCTGGATCGCCGAGAGGCACCGCACACGGAGAGTGGGGAAGTGA
- a CDS encoding SPFH domain-containing protein produces the protein MGMGGVLLLIVAVLVIWAVIANVRIVPQGQAYVIESFGRFKAVWEAGLHLKIPFFERIVRKVSLKEQVLDFPPQPVITKDNVTMKIDSVVFARVFDPRLYTYGVESPISGLQNLSATTLRNIIGEMELDQTLTSRDEINGKLQAILDEATDPWGIKVTRVEIKNITPPKEIEEVMTKQMRAERERRQTVLEAQAHQEAVVSRAEGDKKAKILSAEAERDAQIALAEGRAKSIELVYEAEAEGLRKLKEANISEQVLKLKGLEALKDVSDGRATKIYMPSDLASIISTLGVAGEALGVGDATPVSRSAKPVPPMPVDPCISEETGRGGREAAAASAAINASVMGDEYRADDEDAVNPKDR, from the coding sequence ATGGGAATGGGAGGTGTGCTGCTGCTCATCGTGGCAGTCCTTGTCATCTGGGCGGTCATCGCGAATGTCCGCATCGTGCCGCAGGGGCAGGCATATGTCATCGAGAGCTTCGGACGGTTCAAGGCGGTCTGGGAGGCGGGGCTTCACCTGAAGATTCCTTTCTTCGAGCGGATCGTCAGAAAGGTCTCGCTCAAGGAGCAGGTGCTTGATTTTCCGCCGCAGCCGGTCATCACGAAGGACAATGTCACCATGAAGATCGACTCGGTGGTCTTCGCGAGAGTATTTGATCCGCGTCTGTATACCTACGGCGTGGAAAGCCCGATATCGGGTCTTCAGAATCTTTCCGCGACGACGCTCCGCAACATCATCGGCGAGATGGAACTGGATCAGACGCTGACCAGCCGCGATGAGATCAACGGCAAGCTCCAGGCGATTCTCGATGAAGCGACGGATCCCTGGGGCATCAAGGTGACGCGTGTGGAGATCAAGAACATTACGCCGCCGAAGGAAATCGAAGAGGTCATGACAAAACAGATGCGCGCCGAGCGCGAGCGCCGTCAGACCGTGCTTGAGGCTCAGGCGCATCAGGAAGCGGTCGTTTCCAGGGCGGAGGGCGACAAGAAGGCGAAGATCCTTTCCGCTGAGGCGGAGAGGGACGCGCAGATCGCGCTGGCGGAAGGCCGGGCGAAGTCCATCGAACTGGTTTACGAAGCGGAGGCGGAAGGTCTCCGGAAACTGAAGGAGGCCAATATTTCCGAACAGGTCCTGAAGCTGAAAGGTCTGGAGGCGCTGAAGGATGTCTCGGACGGGCGCGCGACCAAAATCTACATGCCGTCCGATCTGGCTTCCATCATCTCGACACTCGGAGTGGCCGGAGAGGCACTGGGCGTCGGCGATGCAACGCCGGTCAGCCGCAGTGCGAAGCCGGTTCCTCCGATGCCCGTCGATCCCTGCATCAGCGAGGAGACCGGCAGGGGCGGACGGGAAGCGGCGGCGGCTTCCGCGGCAATCAACGCTTCCGTGATGGGGGATGAGTACCGCGCGGACGACGAGGATGCGGTGAATCCGAAGGACCGCTGA
- a CDS encoding aminopeptidase, which produces MKRINVWNTYDLAMQKACDRFAGEYMHFLDHGKTERECVDQFVAAAEADGYEELSKIVREGRAVKPGDKVYAVWMNKSIVLFHIGNGRISEGMNILGAHIDSPRLDVKQNPLYENGGIAYLDTHYYGGIKKYQYVAQPLALHGVVVKKNGETVELSIGEDEDEPVFFVSDLLIHLAGEQMKKEASKVIEGENLDLVIGSSPVRIDASSTAGSQGKEPAKEDAVKQAVLSILNERFGITEEDFISAELEIVPAGKAREAGLDRSMILSYGQDDRVCAYPSFRAMLGGDTPRRTSCCLLVDKEEIGSVGATGMHSRFFENALAELLDRMGESGELILRRTLENSCMLSSDVSAAFDPIYAEAFEKKNAAILGEGIVFNKFTGSRGKSGSNDANAEYIAHLRGIFDEADIRTQTAELGKVDVGGGGTIAYILALYGMNVIDSGVAVLNMHAPYEATSKADVYEAYRAYRTFLEKAGFVNF; this is translated from the coding sequence ATGAAGCGAATCAACGTATGGAATACCTATGACCTTGCGATGCAGAAGGCGTGCGACCGTTTTGCGGGCGAGTACATGCATTTTCTGGATCACGGAAAGACCGAGCGCGAGTGCGTCGATCAGTTTGTGGCTGCAGCGGAGGCCGACGGGTACGAGGAACTTTCGAAGATTGTAAGAGAAGGCCGGGCCGTGAAGCCCGGAGACAAGGTCTACGCAGTCTGGATGAACAAGTCCATCGTTCTTTTTCATATCGGAAACGGGCGGATCAGCGAAGGCATGAATATTCTGGGCGCGCACATCGATTCTCCGCGTCTTGACGTCAAGCAGAACCCGCTCTACGAAAACGGCGGGATCGCCTATCTCGATACCCACTATTACGGCGGCATCAAGAAATACCAGTACGTGGCGCAGCCGCTGGCGCTGCATGGTGTCGTGGTGAAGAAGAACGGCGAGACCGTAGAGCTGTCGATCGGAGAGGACGAGGATGAGCCGGTGTTCTTCGTCTCAGATCTTCTGATTCATCTGGCCGGAGAGCAGATGAAGAAGGAGGCGTCGAAGGTGATCGAGGGAGAGAATCTTGATCTGGTGATCGGTTCCAGTCCGGTCCGCATCGATGCGTCCTCGACGGCCGGGAGCCAGGGCAAGGAGCCGGCGAAGGAAGACGCCGTGAAGCAGGCCGTTCTTTCGATCTTAAACGAGCGTTTCGGCATCACCGAGGAGGATTTCATCTCGGCGGAGCTGGAAATCGTTCCCGCCGGCAAGGCAAGGGAAGCCGGCCTTGACCGGAGCATGATCCTTTCCTACGGGCAGGACGACCGTGTATGCGCGTATCCGTCCTTCCGGGCCATGCTGGGCGGCGATACGCCGCGCCGCACATCCTGCTGTCTGCTGGTTGACAAGGAAGAAATCGGTTCGGTCGGTGCGACGGGCATGCATTCCCGTTTCTTTGAAAATGCACTCGCCGAACTGCTTGACCGGATGGGCGAAAGCGGTGAGCTGATCCTTCGGCGGACGCTGGAGAACAGCTGCATGCTTTCCTCGGACGTGAGCGCCGCGTTCGATCCGATCTATGCCGAGGCGTTCGAGAAGAAAAACGCGGCGATTCTCGGCGAAGGCATCGTCTTCAACAAGTTCACCGGTTCCCGCGGGAAGAGCGGGTCCAACGACGCGAACGCGGAGTATATCGCCCATCTGCGCGGGATTTTTGACGAGGCGGATATCCGCACGCAGACTGCGGAACTCGGTAAAGTGGATGTGGGCGGAGGCGGCACGATCGCTTATATTCTCGCTCTCTACGGCATGAACGTGATCGACAGCGGCGTCGCGGTACTGAACATGCACGCCCCCTATGAAGCGACAAGCAAAGCGGACGTCTACGAGGCGTACCGCGCCTACCGCACGTTTCTTGAGAAGGCCGGTTTCGTGAACTTCTGA